One Peromyscus leucopus breed LL Stock chromosome 4, UCI_PerLeu_2.1, whole genome shotgun sequence genomic region harbors:
- the Mamdc4 gene encoding apical endosomal glycoprotein isoform X3, translating into MYLHSHLLSTLVLFIAAQSLGKTWVPSHCRSPIGAVCNFVCDCGDCSDEAQCGFHGASTIPSMSIPFSCSFEQDPCGWQDISTSGYSWLRDRAGAVLDGPGPRSDHTHGTDLGWYMAVGTHNGKEASTATLRSPVMREAAPTCELRLWYHTASRDVAELRLELTHGVETLTLWQSSGPWGPGWQELAVNTGRVQGDFKVSRVVFQAGHNGEGLGTDLDPKDPSSLQVTFSATRNATHRGAVALDDVEFRDCGLPRPQASCPLGQHHCQNKACVEPHQLCDGEDNCGDRSDEDPLICSHHMATDFETGLGPWNQLEGWTRNHSAGSMVSPAWPHRDHSRNSAYGFFLVSVAKPGTTAVLFSPEFQASVPYNCSLTFYYYLHGSEASRFQLFLQAQGLNTPPDPVLLRSHHGELGTAWVRDRVDIQSAQPFRILLAGETGPGGIVGLDDLIMSNYCKLVPDVSTVQSCSGSEALALCPQTSMKLPLEACEPGHLSCGELCVPPEQLCDFQQQCAEGEDEHKCGTTDFESASAGGWEDMSIGRLQWQRIAAQNRKLARDADRDVPGHFLSLQKAWGQLRSEARARTPALGPSGPRCELHMAYRFHSHPQGFLALVVVENGFRELVWQAPSSSSSSSKGWTVEKVLLGARHRPFQLEFVGLVDLEGPGQQWAEVDNVTMRDCNPTVTTESDREVSCNFERDSCSWHTGHLTDAHWHRVKSRGSEYDHTTGQGFLMFLDPMDPPARGQGALLLTRPQVPLVPKECLSFWYHLYGPQIGTLRLAMKKDGEEDTLLWSRSGTHGNRWHQAWVTLHHQLEASTKYQLLFEGLRDGYRGTMALDDMAVRPGPCWAPKSCSFEDSDCGFSPGGLGLWKRQSNASGQAPWGPWTDHTTETAQGHYMVVDTSPNLLPKGHVASLTSEEHQPLTQPACLTFWYHLSLHNPGTLRVHLEESTRRQELSISAHGGFAWRLGSVNVQAGQTWRVVFEAVAAGVEHSYMALDDLLLQDGPCAQPGHFAFFDTSVLGPGGQKAWLRSEPLPATTASCLHFWYFMGFPEHFYKGELRVLLSSAQGQLAVWAQGGHLRHQWVQVQIEVSNPEEFQIVFEATLGGQPALGPIALDDVEYLAGRHCQQPLPSQGERAPVSVPIAVGGALLFFMFLVLLGLGGRHWLQKQRCPFQRSTDAATSGFDNILFNAVGTPRCGQVGDSASMLNDGKARSGGPGLRKRRLAPSLHVQTAFQQPLSNIPPSFLGSSYPPRIHHQQLIDQTRPGPSGQLTQHLALPRFFSSSSIWWLCPLV; encoded by the exons ATGTACCTGCATAGCCACCTCCTTTCAACCTTGGTCCTGTTTATAG CTGCACAATCCCTAGGCAAGACCTGGGTGCCCAGCCACTGCAGAAGTCCCATCGGAGCTGTGTGCAActttgtgtgtgactgtggagaCTGTTCAGATGAAGCCCAGTGTG GTTTCCACGGTGCTTCAACTATCCCGAGCATGAGCATCCCTTTCAGCTGCAGCTTTGAGCAGGACCCCTGTGGCTGGCAGGACATCAGCACCTCAGGCTATAGCTGGCTTCGAGACCGGGCAGGGGCAGTGCTGGACGGTCCTGGGCCTCGTTCTGACCATACACATGGCACCGACTTGG GCTGGTACATGGCCGTGGGAACCCACAATGGGAAGGAGGCATCCACTGCGACTCTGCGTTCCCCTGTCATGCGTGAGGCAGCTCCTACCTGTGAACTGAGGCTCTGGTACCACACAGCCTCTAGAG ATGTTGCTGAGCTGCGGCTGGAGCTGACCCATGGTGTAGAGACACTGACCCTGTGGCAGAGCTCAGGACCCTGGGGTCCTggctggcaggagctggcagTGAACACTGGCCGTGTCCAGGGTGACTTCAAAGTGAGCCGTGTGGTCTTCCAGGCTGGGCACAATGGGGAGGGTCTGGGCACCGACCTAGATCCTAAGGATCCGTCCTCTCTCCAGGTGACATTTTCTGCCACCCGAAATGCCACACACAGGGGTGCTGTGGCCTTGGATGATGTGGAGTTCCGGGACTGTGGGCTACCCA GACCTCAGGCCAGCTGCCCCCTGGGGCAGCACCACTGCCAGAACAAGGCTTGTGTGGAGCCCCACCAGCTGTGTGACGGGGAGGACAACTGTGGAGACAGATCTGATGAAGACCCGCTCATCTGCA GCCACCACATGGCCACTGACTTTGAGACAGGCCTGGGACCGTGGAACCAGTTGGAGGGCTGGACCCGGAACCACAGTGCTGGCAGCATGGTGAGCCCTGCCTGGCCCCACCGAGATCACAGCCGGAATAGTGCATATG GCTTTTTCCTGGTCTCTGTGGCCAAGCCTGGCACCACTGCTGTTCTCTTCAGCCCTGAGTTCCAAGCCTCAGTCCCCTACAACTGTTCG CTCACCTTCTATTActacctgcatgggtctgaggcCAGCCGCTTCCAGCTGTTCCTGCAGGCACAGGGGCTCAACACTCCCCCGGATCCTGTCCTGCTGCGGAGCCACCATGGAGAGCTGGGGACAGCCTGGGTCAGAGACCGTGTTGACATTCAAAGTGCCCAGCCATTCAGG ATCCTTCTCGCTGGGGAGACTGGTCCAGGAGGCATCGTGGGCCTGGACGACCTCATCATGTCCAATTACTGCAAACTTGTTCCAG ATGTGTCCACAGTGCAATCATGTTCTGGATCTGAGGCATTAGCCCTCTGTCCCCAGACGTCCATGAAGCTGCCTCTGGAAGCCTGTGAGCCCGGACATCTCTCCTGTGGAGAACTGTGTGTACCCCCAGAGCAGCTCTGCGACTTCCAGCAGCAATGTGCAGAGGGCGAGGATGAACACAAGTGTG GCACCACAGACTTTGAGTCCGCCtctgctgggggctgggaggacaTGAGTATAGGCAGGCTGCAGTGGCAACGGATTGCAGCCCAGAACAGGAAGCTTGCCAGGGACGCTGACCGGGATGTTCCTG ggcacttcctgtctctacagaAGGCCTGGGGGCAGCTAAGATCTGAGGCCCGGGCTCGCACACCTGCCCTGGGCCCCTCAGGCCCTCGCTGTGAACTCCACATGGCTTACCGTTTTCACAGTCATCCCCAAG GCTTCTTGGCACTGGTTGTGGTGGAGAATGGCTTCCGGGAGCTGGTGTGGCAGGccccaagcagcagcagcagcagcagcaagggctGGACCGTGGAGAAGGTTCTTCTTGGGGCACGGCACCGGCCATTCCAG CTGGAGTTTGTGGGTCTGGTGGACTTGGAGGGCCCTGGCCAGCAGTGGGCTGAGGTGGACAATGTGACCATGAGAGACTGCAACCCCACAGTGACCACCGAGAGCGACCGAG AGGTCTCCTGTAACTTTGAACGGGACTCGTGCAGCTGGCACACAGGCCACCTCACAGATGCCCACTGGCACCGTGTAAAAAGCCGTGGTTCCGAGTATGACCACACCACTGGCCAAG GCTTTCTCATGTTCCTGGATCCCATGGACCCGCCTGCTCGTGGACAGGGTGCCCTCTTACTCACAAGACCCCAGGTGCCGCTTGTCCCCAAGGAATGTCTCAGCTTCTGGTACCACCTGTATGGGCCCCAGATTG GGACACTGCGCCTGGCCATGaagaaggatggggaggaagacACACTACTGTGGTCCAGGTCAGGCACCCATGGCAACCGCTGGCACCAGGCTTGGGTCACTCTTCACCACCAGCTAGAGGCCAGCACCAAGTACCAG CTGCTGTTTGAAGGCCTCCGGGATGGGTACCGCGGCACAATGGCCCTGGATGACATGGCTGTACGGCCAGGCCCCTGCTGGGCCCCCAAGAGCTGTTCCTTTGAAGACTCTGACTGCGGCTTCTCTCCAGGGGGCTTGGGGCTGTGGAAGCGCCAGAGTAATGCCTCAGGCCAAGCTCCTTGGGGTCCTTGGACAGACCACACCACAGAAACAGCCCAAG GGCACTACATGGTGGTGGACACCAGCCCAAATTTACTGCCCAAGGGTCATGTGGCCTCTCTGACTTCAGAGGAGCACCAGCCCCTgacccagcctgcctgcctgaccTTCTGGTACCATCTGAGCCTCCATAACCCAG GCACCCTGAGGGTACACCTGGAAGAGAGCACAAGGCGCCAGGAGCTCAGCATCAGTGCCCACGGTGGATTTGCCTGGCGTCTGGGCAGTGTGAATGTGCAGGCTGGGCAGACCTGGAGG GTAGTGTTTGAGGCTGTGGCTGCAGGTGTGGAGCATTCCTACATGGCTCTGGACGACCTTCTCCTCCAAGACGGGCCCTGTGCTCAGCCAG GCCACTTTGCTTTCTTTGACACCAGCGTGCTAGGTCCTGGGGGCCAAAAAGCCTGGCTTCGCAGTGAGCCACTGCCAGCAACTACAGCCTCATGCCTCCACTTCTGGTACTTCATGGGCTTTCCTGAGCATTTCT ATAAGGGTGAGTTGAGAGTGCTCCTGAGCAGTGCCCAAGGCCAACTAGCTGTGTGGGCCCAGGGCGGGCACTTGCGGCACCAGTGGGTACAAGTCCAGATCGAAGTGTCCAACCCTGAGGAGTTCCAG ATTGTTTTTGAAGCCACTCTGGGTGGCCAGCCAGCTCTGGGGCCCATTGCCCTCGATGACGTGGAGTATTTGGCAGGACGGCACTGCCAGCAGCCTCTACCTAGCCAGG GTGAAAGGGCACCCGTGTCTGTGCCTATAGCTGTTGGGGGGGCCCTCCTCTTCTTCATGTTCCTGGTGCTCCTGGGCCTTGGGGGTCGGCATTGGCTACAGAAACAGCGCTGCCCCTTCCAGAGGAGTACAGATGCAGCAACCTCTGGCTTTGACAATATCCTCTTCAATGCGGTAGGAACCCCCAGATGTGGGCAAGTGGGAGATTCTGCCTCCATGCTTAATGATGGGAAAGCAAGAAGTGGTGGGCCAGGACTCAGGAAGAGACGCCTTGCCCCATCCCTCCACGTCCAGACTGCCTTTCAACAGCCATTGTCCAatattcctccctccttcctaggATCAAGTTACCCTCCCAGAATCCATCACCAGCAGCTCATAGACCAGACAAGGCCTGGCCCCTCAGGCCAACTCACACAGCATTTAGCCCTCCCACGCTTCTTCAGCTCTTCCTCCATCTGGTGGCTGTGCCCTCTGGTGTGA
- the Mamdc4 gene encoding apical endosomal glycoprotein isoform X5, protein MYLHSHLLSTLVLFIAAQSLGKTWVPSHCRSPIGAVCNFVCDCGDCSDEAQCGFHGASTIPSMSIPFSCSFEQDPCGWQDISTSGYSWLRDRAGAVLDGPGPRSDHTHGTDLGWYMAVGTHNGKEASTATLRSPVMREAAPTCELRLWYHTASRDVAELRLELTHGVETLTLWQSSGPWGPGWQELAVNTGRVQGDFKVTFSATRNATHRGAVALDDVEFRDCGLPRPQASCPLGQHHCQNKACVEPHQLCDGEDNCGDRSDEDPLICSHHMATDFETGLGPWNQLEGWTRNHSAGSMVSPAWPHRDHSRNSAYGFFLVSVAKPGTTAVLFSPEFQASVPYNCSLTFYYYLHGSEASRFQLFLQAQGLNTPPDPVLLRSHHGELGTAWVRDRVDIQSAQPFRILLAGETGPGGIVGLDDLIMSNYCKLVPDVSTVQSCSGSEALALCPQTSMKLPLEACEPGHLSCGELCVPPEQLCDFQQQCAEGEDEHKCGTTDFESASAGGWEDMSIGRLQWQRIAAQNRKLARDADRDVPGHFLSLQKAWGQLRSEARARTPALGPSGPRCELHMAYRFHSHPQGFLALVVVENGFRELVWQAPSSSSSSSKGWTVEKVLLGARHRPFQLEFVGLVDLEGPGQQWAEVDNVTMRDCNPTVTTESDREVSCNFERDSCSWHTGHLTDAHWHRVKSRGSEYDHTTGQGFLMFLDPMDPPARGQGALLLTRPQVPLVPKECLSFWYHLYGPQIGTLRLAMKKDGEEDTLLWSRSGTHGNRWHQAWVTLHHQLEASTKYQLLFEGLRDGYRGTMALDDMAVRPGPCWAPKSCSFEDSDCGFSPGGLGLWKRQSNASGQAPWGPWTDHTTETAQGHYMVVDTSPNLLPKGHVASLTSEEHQPLTQPACLTFWYHLSLHNPGTLRVHLEESTRRQELSISAHGGFAWRLGSVNVQAGQTWRVVFEAVAAGVEHSYMALDDLLLQDGPCAQPGSCDFESGLCGWSHLAWPSLGAYSWDWSRGATPSRYPKPTVDHTLGTEAGHFAFFDTSVLGPGGQKAWLRSEPLPATTASCLHFWYFMGFPEHFYKGELRVLLSSAQGQLAVWAQGGHLRHQWVQVQIEVSNPEEFQIVFEATLGGQPALGPIALDDVEYLAGRHCQQPLPSQGERAPVSVPIAVGGALLFFMFLVLLGLGGRHWLQKQRCPFQRSTDAATSGFDNILFNADQVTLPESITSSS, encoded by the exons ATGTACCTGCATAGCCACCTCCTTTCAACCTTGGTCCTGTTTATAG CTGCACAATCCCTAGGCAAGACCTGGGTGCCCAGCCACTGCAGAAGTCCCATCGGAGCTGTGTGCAActttgtgtgtgactgtggagaCTGTTCAGATGAAGCCCAGTGTG GTTTCCACGGTGCTTCAACTATCCCGAGCATGAGCATCCCTTTCAGCTGCAGCTTTGAGCAGGACCCCTGTGGCTGGCAGGACATCAGCACCTCAGGCTATAGCTGGCTTCGAGACCGGGCAGGGGCAGTGCTGGACGGTCCTGGGCCTCGTTCTGACCATACACATGGCACCGACTTGG GCTGGTACATGGCCGTGGGAACCCACAATGGGAAGGAGGCATCCACTGCGACTCTGCGTTCCCCTGTCATGCGTGAGGCAGCTCCTACCTGTGAACTGAGGCTCTGGTACCACACAGCCTCTAGAG ATGTTGCTGAGCTGCGGCTGGAGCTGACCCATGGTGTAGAGACACTGACCCTGTGGCAGAGCTCAGGACCCTGGGGTCCTggctggcaggagctggcagTGAACACTGGCCGTGTCCAGGGTGACTTCAAA GTGACATTTTCTGCCACCCGAAATGCCACACACAGGGGTGCTGTGGCCTTGGATGATGTGGAGTTCCGGGACTGTGGGCTACCCA GACCTCAGGCCAGCTGCCCCCTGGGGCAGCACCACTGCCAGAACAAGGCTTGTGTGGAGCCCCACCAGCTGTGTGACGGGGAGGACAACTGTGGAGACAGATCTGATGAAGACCCGCTCATCTGCA GCCACCACATGGCCACTGACTTTGAGACAGGCCTGGGACCGTGGAACCAGTTGGAGGGCTGGACCCGGAACCACAGTGCTGGCAGCATGGTGAGCCCTGCCTGGCCCCACCGAGATCACAGCCGGAATAGTGCATATG GCTTTTTCCTGGTCTCTGTGGCCAAGCCTGGCACCACTGCTGTTCTCTTCAGCCCTGAGTTCCAAGCCTCAGTCCCCTACAACTGTTCG CTCACCTTCTATTActacctgcatgggtctgaggcCAGCCGCTTCCAGCTGTTCCTGCAGGCACAGGGGCTCAACACTCCCCCGGATCCTGTCCTGCTGCGGAGCCACCATGGAGAGCTGGGGACAGCCTGGGTCAGAGACCGTGTTGACATTCAAAGTGCCCAGCCATTCAGG ATCCTTCTCGCTGGGGAGACTGGTCCAGGAGGCATCGTGGGCCTGGACGACCTCATCATGTCCAATTACTGCAAACTTGTTCCAG ATGTGTCCACAGTGCAATCATGTTCTGGATCTGAGGCATTAGCCCTCTGTCCCCAGACGTCCATGAAGCTGCCTCTGGAAGCCTGTGAGCCCGGACATCTCTCCTGTGGAGAACTGTGTGTACCCCCAGAGCAGCTCTGCGACTTCCAGCAGCAATGTGCAGAGGGCGAGGATGAACACAAGTGTG GCACCACAGACTTTGAGTCCGCCtctgctgggggctgggaggacaTGAGTATAGGCAGGCTGCAGTGGCAACGGATTGCAGCCCAGAACAGGAAGCTTGCCAGGGACGCTGACCGGGATGTTCCTG ggcacttcctgtctctacagaAGGCCTGGGGGCAGCTAAGATCTGAGGCCCGGGCTCGCACACCTGCCCTGGGCCCCTCAGGCCCTCGCTGTGAACTCCACATGGCTTACCGTTTTCACAGTCATCCCCAAG GCTTCTTGGCACTGGTTGTGGTGGAGAATGGCTTCCGGGAGCTGGTGTGGCAGGccccaagcagcagcagcagcagcagcaagggctGGACCGTGGAGAAGGTTCTTCTTGGGGCACGGCACCGGCCATTCCAG CTGGAGTTTGTGGGTCTGGTGGACTTGGAGGGCCCTGGCCAGCAGTGGGCTGAGGTGGACAATGTGACCATGAGAGACTGCAACCCCACAGTGACCACCGAGAGCGACCGAG AGGTCTCCTGTAACTTTGAACGGGACTCGTGCAGCTGGCACACAGGCCACCTCACAGATGCCCACTGGCACCGTGTAAAAAGCCGTGGTTCCGAGTATGACCACACCACTGGCCAAG GCTTTCTCATGTTCCTGGATCCCATGGACCCGCCTGCTCGTGGACAGGGTGCCCTCTTACTCACAAGACCCCAGGTGCCGCTTGTCCCCAAGGAATGTCTCAGCTTCTGGTACCACCTGTATGGGCCCCAGATTG GGACACTGCGCCTGGCCATGaagaaggatggggaggaagacACACTACTGTGGTCCAGGTCAGGCACCCATGGCAACCGCTGGCACCAGGCTTGGGTCACTCTTCACCACCAGCTAGAGGCCAGCACCAAGTACCAG CTGCTGTTTGAAGGCCTCCGGGATGGGTACCGCGGCACAATGGCCCTGGATGACATGGCTGTACGGCCAGGCCCCTGCTGGGCCCCCAAGAGCTGTTCCTTTGAAGACTCTGACTGCGGCTTCTCTCCAGGGGGCTTGGGGCTGTGGAAGCGCCAGAGTAATGCCTCAGGCCAAGCTCCTTGGGGTCCTTGGACAGACCACACCACAGAAACAGCCCAAG GGCACTACATGGTGGTGGACACCAGCCCAAATTTACTGCCCAAGGGTCATGTGGCCTCTCTGACTTCAGAGGAGCACCAGCCCCTgacccagcctgcctgcctgaccTTCTGGTACCATCTGAGCCTCCATAACCCAG GCACCCTGAGGGTACACCTGGAAGAGAGCACAAGGCGCCAGGAGCTCAGCATCAGTGCCCACGGTGGATTTGCCTGGCGTCTGGGCAGTGTGAATGTGCAGGCTGGGCAGACCTGGAGG GTAGTGTTTGAGGCTGTGGCTGCAGGTGTGGAGCATTCCTACATGGCTCTGGACGACCTTCTCCTCCAAGACGGGCCCTGTGCTCAGCCAG GGTCCTGTGACTTTGAATCCGGGCTGTGTGGGTGGAGCCACCTTGCTTGGCCCAGCCTAGGTGCGTACAGCTGGGACTGGAGCCGCGGAGCCACCCCATCCCGCTACCCCAAACCCACAGTGGACCACACCCTGGGCACAGAGGCAG GCCACTTTGCTTTCTTTGACACCAGCGTGCTAGGTCCTGGGGGCCAAAAAGCCTGGCTTCGCAGTGAGCCACTGCCAGCAACTACAGCCTCATGCCTCCACTTCTGGTACTTCATGGGCTTTCCTGAGCATTTCT ATAAGGGTGAGTTGAGAGTGCTCCTGAGCAGTGCCCAAGGCCAACTAGCTGTGTGGGCCCAGGGCGGGCACTTGCGGCACCAGTGGGTACAAGTCCAGATCGAAGTGTCCAACCCTGAGGAGTTCCAG ATTGTTTTTGAAGCCACTCTGGGTGGCCAGCCAGCTCTGGGGCCCATTGCCCTCGATGACGTGGAGTATTTGGCAGGACGGCACTGCCAGCAGCCTCTACCTAGCCAGG GTGAAAGGGCACCCGTGTCTGTGCCTATAGCTGTTGGGGGGGCCCTCCTCTTCTTCATGTTCCTGGTGCTCCTGGGCCTTGGGGGTCGGCATTGGCTACAGAAACAGCGCTGCCCCTTCCAGAGGAGTACAGATGCAGCAACCTCTGGCTTTGACAATATCCTCTTCAATGCG gATCAAGTTACCCTCCCAGAATCCATCACCAGCAGCTCATAG